The DNA region CTCGTGTTGCTCGGTCCGTCGGGGTGCGGGAAGACGACCACCCTCCGGATGATCGGCGGGCTGGAGAACCCCACCGACGGCGAGGTCAAGTTCGACGGGACCGTCGTCAACGACATCAAGGCCCGCAACCGCGACGTGGCGATGGTGTTCCAGGACTTCGCGCTGTACCCGCACATGACCGTCGGCGAGAACCTCGGCTTCGGGCTCCGGCGCGAGGACAACGATATGAGCGACGAGCAGATCGAGACGCGGGTCACCGAGGTCGCGGAGATGCTCGAGATCGAGGAGCTGGTGAACAACAAGCCCGCCCAGCTCTCGGGCGGGCAGAAACAGCGGGTGGCGCTGGGGCGGGCCATCATCCGCGAACCGCGGCTGTTCCTGTTCGACGAGCCGCTGGCGAACCTGGACGCGTCGCTGCGGAAGACGATGCGGACGGAGATCGACGAGCTCCAGTCCGAGGTCGGCATCACCTCGGCGTACGTCACCCACAATCAGGAGGAGGCCCTGACCATCGCCGACCGGATCGCGATCCTGGACGAGGGCCAGCTCCAGCAGCTCGGCACGCCGGACGAGGTGTTCAACGAGCCCGCGAACCTCTTCGTCGCGCAGTTCGTCGGCAGCCCCGACATGAACCTCTTCGACGGGACGGTGAGCGAACGCGACGACGCGTACCGGATCGAGATGGACGCCGTCGACTTCGAGATCCCCAAGCGGCTCGTCGACGCCGAGATCGAGACCGACGACGTGCTGGTGGGCTTCCGGCCACAGGACCTCTACCAGGGGGCGAATCGCCCGCGCGACGGCCCCGACATCGAGGCGGACGTCCGCGTCGTCGAGCCGGTCGGGACCGAGGCCATCGTCCACGGGTCGTCGTTCCTCGGCGACGTGACGGCGAAGGTCGGCGACTTCCACGGCATCGGCTCCGGCGACCAGCTGACGGTCTCGATCGCCCCCGAACACGTGTACCTCTTCGACGCGACGACGGAGGAGCTCCTGAAGGGGCGGCTCGTCACCGAGCGCGAGGAGGGCGCGGTGTCGACCGACGGCGTCGAAGCCTGACGCGGTCCCGGGATCGGTGAGCGACGACGGCCCACCCCGTTAGTCGTCACTCTCTTCCGCTAAAACGTCGATTTCGGGCGACTGAGCGGGTCTTCGACCCAAAATTATTAAACCTCGTCGGACAATAGCACAGACGAGTCGAGCAGACCTCGCTCCACCAGCAATCATGAAAGCAATAGTCCAGACGGGCCCCCGCTCCGTGGAGACACAGGAGCGTGACCGGCCCGCAGTCGCGACCGACGAAGTGCTCGTGCGGGTCCACACGGCTGGCCTGTGTGGCAGCGACGCGCACGCCTACAAGTACGACGGTGGATACGAGTGGATCCCGATTCCCCGGATCATGGGCCACGAGTACTCCGGGGAAGTGGTCACGGCCGGCTCCGCCGTCGACGGGTTCACCGAGGGCGACAAGGTCATCGAGGAGCCGATCCACGACTGCGGCCACTGCTTCCAGTGCAAGAACGGCCAGCCGAACGTCTGTCAGAACTTCTCCATCACCGGGATGCACCGGGACGGTGCCTACGCGGAGTACGTGACGGTCAACCCCGAACACCTCCACACCGTCCCCTCGGACGTCCCGCTCCGGCACGCGGCGATCACCGAGCCGACCAGCATCGCCACGCGGGCGGTGCTGGAGCAGTCGACCACGACGCCCGGCGACAACGTCCTCGTCGAGGGACCGGGACCGATCGGCGTACTGGTCGCCGCGGTCGCCGACTCGCTGGGGGCCAACGTCGTGGTATCGGGCCTCGAACAGGACGCCCGGTACCGGCTCCCGCTGCTGGACGACCTCGGCATCGAGACGCTGAACGTCCAGACGGACGACCTGACGGCCCGAACGGAGGAGCTCACCGACGGCATCGGGTTCGACGTGGTGTTCGACTCGACCGGCCACCACACCGGCGTCGGCACGGCCGTCGAACACGTCCGGAAGGGCGGGCAGGTCGTGGTCGTCGGGATCCCGAACGAGGCCAGCGAGGTGACGCTCACGTCGGCGGTCCGGGGCGAGGTCGACATCAACACGTCGTACGGCTCGACGTGGACGAACTTCGAGCAGGCGCTGCGACTGATGGAGCGCGGCGAGATCGCGGTCGACGAGATCCTGGACACCTCCTTCAGCACCGACGACCCCGCCGAGGCGTTCGACGCCTTCCTCGACTCGGAGACCTGCAAGCCGGTGTTCGAGTTCTCCGGGTGATCGGTGAGAGTGTGACGGGCTGACGGAAAGATTTTAACCACACCGAGCGGACTGTTACCGTGGCGACCGATGGAGATCACAGACATCTCAGCGACCAAGATCAGCAACGACTCGTGGGGCGAGTTCATCGAGTTCCCCCTCGTCACGATTATGTCGAAGTACGACGAGTACCGCAACGTCGACGGCGAGAACCCGCAGGCCCGCCGGAAGTGGATGGGGCCGGTCGGCGACGTCGTCGTCGAAGTCGAGACCGACGCCGGCATCACCGGCGTCGGCGTCGGTAACTGGGGCACCGGGGCCATCGCCACCGTCGTCGAGGAGACCCTCTCGAAGATCGTCGTCGGCGAGGACCCGATGCGACGCGAGCACCTCTGGGAGCAGATGTACCGCGCGACGCTCCCGTTCGGACGGAAAGGCGTCGCCGTCATGGCGATCAGCGCCGTCGATCAGGCGCTGTGGGACATCGCCGGCAAGGACGCCGACAAGCCGGTGTACGAGCTGCTGGGCGGCCCCACCACCGAGGAGATCCCCGCGTACGCGTCGAACCTCCACCCCGTCGACTTAGAGAAGCTCGAACGCGAGGCCGTCCAGTACGCCGAGGCGGGCTTCGACGCGATGAAACTCCGCTTCCTCCACGGCCCCGAGGCCGGGCGGCAGGGGATGGAGAAAAACGAGGAGATCGTCGAGACGGTGCGAGACGCCGTCGGCCACGAGATCGAGATCGCGGGCGACGCCTACATGGGCTGGTCGGTGAAGTACGCGAAGAAGATGACCCAGCGGCTCGCGAAGTACGACATAGCCTGGGTCGAGGAGCCGGTCATCGCCGACGACGTGCAGGGCTACGCGGAGGTGCGCGAGGCCGCGCCGATGCCCATCTCCGGGGGCGAACACGAGTTCACCCGCTGGGGCCACGAGCGCCTCCTCGAGGAGGAGGCCGTCGACATCCTCCAGCCGGACGTCGGCCGCGTCGGCGGCATCACGGAGATGAAGAAGGTCGCCGACATGGCCGAGGTCCACGACGTGCCCGTGATCCCCCACGCCGGGACGAACCCGACGTTGCACGCCATCGCGGGCCACACGAACATGCCGATGGCGGAGTACTTCCCGACGCCCGAGTGGTTCCAGGAGCGACGGGAAGAACGGGAGTCGACCTACGCCGACGCCGTCTTCCAGAACCCGCCCTCGCCCGAGAACGGGTCGATCCCGCTGCCCGACGACCCCGGCGTCAGCACGGCGTTGAACCGCGAGGCGGTCGAACACTTCGCCGTGGAGTGACGATGTCCGAGATCAAATTCGAGTACAACGTCCCGGTGTTCGCCGGCGCGCCCGACGCCGGCAGCGACGAACCGGTCCACCGGGACACACCCGAGTACGAGGCGTTGGACTGGGCGACGACCCGCCGGGGGATCGAACTGGCCGAGGAACTCGGATTCGACGCCGCGTGGGCTCCCGACCACCTGATGCTCGGCCGGGACCGCGCCGAGTACGAGTGCTGGACGCTGCTGTCCGCGATGGCCGGATTCACCGAGGAGATGAACATCGGCTCGCTGGTGCTCTGTAACGACTACCGGAACCCGGCGCTGGTCGCGAAGATGGCGGCGACGCTCGACGTGATCTCCGAGGGGCGGCTCGAACTCGGGCTGGGCGCGGGCTGGCACGAACCGGAGTACGACGCCTACGGCTGGGAGTACCGCGACGGCTTCGAGCGGCTGATGCGGCTCGACGAGTCGATCCGGCTGATGAAGCGGATGTGGGACGCCGGCGGCGAGGGGCGAGTTTCGACGGCGACCACTACCGGATCGACGACGCGGCCTGTGCCCCGACGCCAGTGCAGGACCCACACCCCGAGATTCTCGTCGGCGGGCAAGGCGAGGAGGTGACGCTCAAGCTCGTCGCGAAGCTGGCCGACGTCTGGAACACCGACGTGTTCAACGGCGACGTCGAGACGCTGGAACACAAGATCGGCGTCATCGAGGACCACTGCGAGACGGTCGGCCGCGACCCCGACGACATCGAGTACTCGTGGGACGGCCACGTCATCTGCACCCGCGACGAGGAGAAGTTCGACCGCCTCGTGGACCTGATGACGCCGATCCAGTTCGAGGCGGAGTACCAGGACCAGGCCCCCATCCGGACCGAGGAGGACGCCCGCGAGTACTTCGTGATGGGGACGCCCGAGGAGTGTGCCGCGGCCATCGAGGACCGGATCGACGCCGGCGTCACGAAGTTCCAGTGCTGGTTCGTGGACTTCCCGGACACCGGCGGGATGGAGCTGTTCGCCGACGAGGTGATGCCGGAGTTCCGCTGACCGCCGACGGGCGGGCGTCGGGTCGAACAGTCCCAGTTCTCTCAGTTCCCGCCGGCGAGCGTCTCGACGATCGGGTCGGTGGCACGGTCGGTGTCGCCGGCGTCGAGAAACCCCGCGATGGCAGTCAGTATCTCGACGCGCTGGGCCGGCGGGACGCCGAGCCCGCGGGTCGCGTTGACCCGTGTCGTCGCGGTCTGATACGCGCGCAGTTGATCCCGAAAGAACGGCGAGTACCGATCGGTCGGGACGTCGGACCGAGGGGGGACTGCGCCGCGCGCTCCGGTGAACTGGGCGATCGCCTCGGCCGAGCCGATCTCGCGTAACACGCGCTCCGTCACGTCCGTCTCGCTGGCCGTCGACGGCATCAGAAACGCGTCCATCACGACCTGATACGTGTCTGCCGTCCCCGGGAACGGAACGCATCCCCAGTCGGAGCCGTACTCGTATCCGTCCCTGTTCTTGAGGACGCCCCCGGCCCAGTCGCCCATCGCGAAGAAGGCAGCGTCCCCCTCCGCGAACCGCCCGAGTCCGGCCTGCCAGCCGTCGTACAGCGCGTCGTCGGGAGAGTGAGCCCGGAGCGCCGCGAGGGAATCGAGTGCGGCGTCGACGATGTCGCGGTGTCGCGCCGGCTCGGACCCGCGGAAGATCGCCTCGTACGTGGCGGCGTCGCCGTGGCTCAAAACGAGCATATCCCACAGATCCAGCGCCGGCCACGGCCGTTTCTGCGGGAGCAGCAGTCCCGCCGCGTCGGTCGCCTCCTCGACCGCTTCGAGTGCGTCGCGCAGCGACTCCGGGGTGTCGAGTCGGGCCGGATCAACGCCGGCCCGCTCCAGTAACTCGACGTCGTAGAAGAGGTTGTTCTGTCGCTGAACGTTCGTCGGGATCGCGCGATACCGGCCGTCGTACCGGACCGTCTCCTTCGCGTGGTCGAAGTAGACGTCGGTGTACCCGGCGCGCTCCCAGAGATCGGTGATGTCGCTCACGATGTCGGCGTCGAGGTACGGCCGGAGGTTCTGTCCGGGCCAGGTCTCGAACACGTTCGGCGGGTCGCCGCTGAGGATGTCGACTTTCGCTCGAAGACGCACCTGGGCGTCGGACCGTTCGGCGATCCGCGCGCCGGGGACAGCGGGTCGGACGACGTCCAACAGCGCCTCCATCGCGCTCCTGTCCTCGCCGACGAAGTGGTGCAAGACTGTGATCCGCGGATCGGTCCGCCGCTGTCCTGTCGTATCTGTCATGACTCGGTGGCTGTCCCGACGGCCCTCGCGCTGGGCGCGAGCGGAACGGGTTCCTGCGAGGGGAATTTCCGGTCGTAGATATTAAAACTTCGTCTCACGACAGGGAGGTGGTCGATCGGTTCGTGGTCGAGGTGTTGCTTCCGGCGATGGCGGAACGCTTTTGTCCGCGTCAATCGTTCGCCCGGTATGGGCGACGACGTTCCGATCAAGGCGGCGAAGATCTCTATGGACATCGTCGAGACCGTTCGGGACCTCGACGGTGCGGGCGTCTCCGAGGTCGCGAACGAGCTGGACAGGCCGACGAGCACGGTCCACGACCACCTCCGGACGCTCGAACAGGAGCAG from Haloarcula litorea includes:
- a CDS encoding zinc-dependent alcohol dehydrogenase; this translates as MKAIVQTGPRSVETQERDRPAVATDEVLVRVHTAGLCGSDAHAYKYDGGYEWIPIPRIMGHEYSGEVVTAGSAVDGFTEGDKVIEEPIHDCGHCFQCKNGQPNVCQNFSITGMHRDGAYAEYVTVNPEHLHTVPSDVPLRHAAITEPTSIATRAVLEQSTTTPGDNVLVEGPGPIGVLVAAVADSLGANVVVSGLEQDARYRLPLLDDLGIETLNVQTDDLTARTEELTDGIGFDVVFDSTGHHTGVGTAVEHVRKGGQVVVVGIPNEASEVTLTSAVRGEVDINTSYGSTWTNFEQALRLMERGEIAVDEILDTSFSTDDPAEAFDAFLDSETCKPVFEFSG
- the rhcD gene encoding L-rhamnonate dehydratase (part of the rhamnose catabolism pathway) encodes the protein MEITDISATKISNDSWGEFIEFPLVTIMSKYDEYRNVDGENPQARRKWMGPVGDVVVEVETDAGITGVGVGNWGTGAIATVVEETLSKIVVGEDPMRREHLWEQMYRATLPFGRKGVAVMAISAVDQALWDIAGKDADKPVYELLGGPTTEEIPAYASNLHPVDLEKLEREAVQYAEAGFDAMKLRFLHGPEAGRQGMEKNEEIVETVRDAVGHEIEIAGDAYMGWSVKYAKKMTQRLAKYDIAWVEEPVIADDVQGYAEVREAAPMPISGGEHEFTRWGHERLLEEEAVDILQPDVGRVGGITEMKKVADMAEVHDVPVIPHAGTNPTLHAIAGHTNMPMAEYFPTPEWFQERREERESTYADAVFQNPPSPENGSIPLPDDPGVSTALNREAVEHFAVE
- a CDS encoding ABC transporter substrate-binding protein; this translates as MTDTTGQRRTDPRITVLHHFVGEDRSAMEALLDVVRPAVPGARIAERSDAQVRLRAKVDILSGDPPNVFETWPGQNLRPYLDADIVSDITDLWERAGYTDVYFDHAKETVRYDGRYRAIPTNVQRQNNLFYDVELLERAGVDPARLDTPESLRDALEAVEEATDAAGLLLPQKRPWPALDLWDMLVLSHGDAATYEAIFRGSEPARHRDIVDAALDSLAALRAHSPDDALYDGWQAGLGRFAEGDAAFFAMGDWAGGVLKNRDGYEYGSDWGCVPFPGTADTYQVVMDAFLMPSTASETDVTERVLREIGSAEAIAQFTGARGAVPPRSDVPTDRYSPFFRDQLRAYQTATTRVNATRGLGVPPAQRVEILTAIAGFLDAGDTDRATDPIVETLAGGN
- a CDS encoding ABC transporter ATP-binding protein produces the protein MTRLELDSVTKVFGDPDQDGVVAVDDLSIDVPDGDFLVLLGPSGCGKTTTLRMIGGLENPTDGEVKFDGTVVNDIKARNRDVAMVFQDFALYPHMTVGENLGFGLRREDNDMSDEQIETRVTEVAEMLEIEELVNNKPAQLSGGQKQRVALGRAIIREPRLFLFDEPLANLDASLRKTMRTEIDELQSEVGITSAYVTHNQEEALTIADRIAILDEGQLQQLGTPDEVFNEPANLFVAQFVGSPDMNLFDGTVSERDDAYRIEMDAVDFEIPKRLVDAEIETDDVLVGFRPQDLYQGANRPRDGPDIEADVRVVEPVGTEAIVHGSSFLGDVTAKVGDFHGIGSGDQLTVSIAPEHVYLFDATTEELLKGRLVTEREEGAVSTDGVEA